The Podospora pseudopauciseta strain CBS 411.78 chromosome 7 map unlocalized CBS411.78m_7.2, whole genome shotgun sequence genome contains a region encoding:
- a CDS encoding uncharacterized protein (EggNog:ENOG503PI8J), translating into MDITSHAAARSPLTLATLPPEILMGIVECLIPTPPEIGETGPVALAQMFEGEPWYEFILCRRALASLCLVTRTFREMAHPLLYRVIAITNPRTMLLLFRTLAEFPHYGLHTRFLSCHITLTRNNVIRGVKEAMHEQLGRFKPSDAPGVIAQYVRNSIMQAGSVCSHWMQPYYEGLPQNIFSMVLASCKRVETLLLEVPICDEDGDYNILFHKMHGDLHEFDLARDPSVKNEERPYQHIHTLLLQGDTEMIKHLEIDECDCDIPDNYGVKCNTYFPLFAALPKLATVEVTCDSGDWTNPIVNLNQNIMARLHAIHPGSTQFYKTMASLPPDHPYLGGIKHIYLHNSMVMPHHLHYLLKFAPYLETLYVTPRRIEDDGPVRWPRVHGPEEEDHESLNLGLQQYGKKHLKNLDVGWTSLKNMEKLVGPEGRIICLPELKNLEKLCIQLETLYGNMKNAAVLPLLSLLPPNLMELTIEDWWWRYEKLYFDMKMWKPKKKVEHYTREKAYRQAAVEMLMKFAKSLDVTTNRLKKVMLVCKIPWTWVLEGAVEADEHFMGVKLAFEEKGVAFEVDCDEVEEEEKRPKRDVPVYQPCLRPNAPEYDEYDEFDEFDEYPYDDYPY; encoded by the coding sequence ATGGATATCACCAGCCATGCTGCTGCACGCAGCCCGCTTACCTTGGCAACGCTTCCGCCAGAGATTCTGATGGGCATCGTCGAGTGTCTCATTCCAACTCCGCCTGAAATCGGCGAGACAGGCCCTGTCGCCCTCGCGCAGATGTTTGAAGGCGAGCCATGGTATGAGTTCATTCTGTGCCGTCGCGCCCTCGCCAGTCTCTGCCTCGTCACGAGGACCTTTCGTGAAATggctcaccccctcctctaccgcgtcatcgccatcaccaacccacgAACCATGCTCCTTCTCTTCCGCACTCTGGCTGAGTTTCCACACTACGGATTACACACCCGCTTTCTCTCATGTCACATCACGCTGACCCGCAACAATGTCATCCGCGGGGTGAAAGAAGCGATGCATGAGCAGCTCGGCAGGTTCAAGCCATCCGACGCCCCCGGAGTCATTGCCCAGTACGTCCGCAACTCAATCATGCAGGCAGGTTCAGTCTGCAGTCACTGGATGCAGCCTTACTATGAAGGTCTGCCTCAAAACATCTTCTCCATGGTGCTCGCCAGCTGCAAGAGGGTAGAGACGCTCCTCCTAGAGGTCCCCATCTGTGACGAGGACGGCGATTACAACATCCTGTTTCACAAAATGCACGGCGACTTACATGAGTTCGACCTGGCTCGCGACCCTAGCGTGAAAAATGAAGAGCGCCCTTACCAACACATTCATACCCTCCTCTTGCAGGGTGACACCGAAATGATCAAGCACCTCGAGATCGACGAGTGTGACTGCGACATCCCAGACAACTACGGCGTCAAATGCAACACCTACTTCCCCCTGTTTGCGGCTCTGCCCAAGCTCGCCACGGTCGAAGTCACCTGCGACAGTGGCGACTGGACCAACCCCAtcgtcaacctcaaccaaAACATCATGGCCAGGCTTCATGCCATACATCCTGGCTCTACCCAGTTTTACAAGACAATggcctccctccctccagaCCACCCTTACCTCGGCGGCATCAAGCACATCTACCTCCACAACAGCATGGTAATGCCTCACCATCTTCACTACCTGTTGAAGTTCGCCCCTTACCTGGAGACACTGTACGTAACCCCTCGCCGGATCGAAGACGACGGGCCGGTAAGGTGGCCCCGCGTTCACGGcccagaggaggaagaccACGAGTCGCTCAACCTGGGCTTGCAACAGTACGGCAAGAAGCACCTCAAGAACCTCGATGTCGGGTGGACGAGCCTCAAGAACATGGAGAAGCTTGTCGGCCCAGAAGGGAGGATCATTTGCCTGCCCGAGCTTAAAAACCTGGAGAAGCTGTGCATTCAGCTCGAGACGCTGTACGGAAACATGAAAAACGCGGCtgttctccctctcctgtcACTGCTCCCGCCCAATTTGATGGAGTTGACGATTGAGgactggtggtggcggtaTGAGAAGCTGTACTTTGACATGAAGATGTGGAAGCCGAAAAAGAAGGTGGAGCATTACACCCGGGAAAAGGCGTATCGtcaggcggcggtggagatgcTGATGAAATTTGCAAAGTCGCTTGATGTGACGACCAACCGACTGAAGAAGGTGATGCTGGTGTGCAAGATTCCGTGGACgtgggtgctggagggggcggtggaggctgATGAGCACTTTATGGGGGTGAAGCTCGCGtttgaggagaagggggtggcGTTTGAGGTGGATTGtgacgaggtcgaggaggaggagaagcggcCAAAGCGGGATGTTCCGGTGTATCAGCCTTGCCTGAGGCCTAACGCGCCAGAGTATGATGAGTATGATGAGTTTGACGAGTTTGATGAGTATCCGTATGATGATTACCCGTACTAG
- a CDS encoding uncharacterized protein (COG:I; EggNog:ENOG503NU4J) has protein sequence MAARPNQRNIKWVEGLRGVTSALVITTHIARALDFPLFWPADSKGEAPRLLQYPYLRIPYQGRIGVPIFAFLTGFVCANKPLKLAYQQGNAPAALKTIARSAFRRPPRLMLPALIATLISFFMSVLGAYRAANRCDAFWVRFDAPDPMPLGDNIRRLFRSSLTTWTNTENVYDRHQWAMRPLLIGAFQVYIVLAATIGMRFKYRVLVHVLLITYWLMNVGHLTETFGAMLALGTLLAELSQHRPTQNFITSHQRLLTCVVAPFLLLVGGYVGSYPQEHEDWAPWSMSLHKFLLNPVDGQNQGSFLVPKGSNVHRRTSAFFIMCTSISIFISPFIQKLLSHRLLIWLGHHSFAVYLTHGTILRTVGMWIVYGITGEPWEPAGKNEDGSQKQQEYLHPKSRAHKMASILVFTTLTYIAAWAWMKYVDTACARATQWLEKKVFDDDNEEGKAGLAEKGFLLNGNGTSPADGDRPKQAQS, from the exons ATGGCTGCTCGACCGAATCAACGAAACATCAAGTGGGTGGAG GGTCTTCGAGGTGTCACATCGGCTCTCGTTATCACCACCCACATTGCCCGCGCTTTGGATTTTCCACTTTTCTGGCCAGCCGACTCTAAGGGAGAGGCTCCCAGATTGCTGCAATATCCTTACCTGCGCATCCCATACCAAGGACGAATTGGCGTGCCCATCTTCGCCTTCTTGACGGGCTTTGTATGTGCCAATAAGCCATTAAAGCTCGCCTACCAACAAGGCAATGCGCCAGCTGCGCTCAAGACGATTGCGAGGAGCGCTTTCCGGCGCCCTCCGCGCCTGATGCTTCCAGCTCTTATTGCCACCCTGATCAGCTTCTTCATGTCGGTTCTCGGTGCCTACCGGGCTGCCAACCGCTGTGACGCTTTCTGGGTGCGTTTCGATGCGCCGGACCCAATGCCACTGGGCGACAACATCCGCAGACTCTTCCGCTCCTCCTTGACGACATGGACCAACACCGAGAACGTTTATGACCGGCATCAGTGGGCCATGCGCCCGCTGCTCATCGGAGCTTTCCAAGTGTATATCGTGTTGGCTGCCACCATCGGGATGCGTTTCAAGTACCGTGTTCTGGTGCATGTTCTCCTGATCACGTACTGGTTGATGAATGTTGGACACTTGACTG AAACCTTTGGTGCTATGCTTGCGCTTGGGACGCTTCTTGCCGAACTCTCCCAGCACCGTCCCACGCAAAACTTTATCACCTCTCACCAGCGCCTTCTCACCTGCGTCGTTGCCCCCTTCCTGCTCTTGGTCGGTGGCTATGTCGGCTCGTACCCGCAAGAGCATGAGGACTGGGCCCCTTGGTCCATGAGCCTCCACAAGTTCCTCCTGAATCCGGTTGATGGTCAGAACCAGGGCAGTTTCTTGGTACCTAAGGGGTCCAATGTCCACCGACGAACATCGGCCTTTTTCATCATGTgcacctccatctccatctttaTCTCGCCCTTCATCCAGAAGCTCCTCTCGCATCGTCTTCTGATCTGGCTCGGACACCACTCTTTCGCTGTCTACCTCACCCACGGAACCATCCTCCGCACTGTTGGCATGTGGATTGTGTATGGGATCACTGGAGAGCCCTGGGAACCCGCCGGTAAGAACGAAGACGGGTCccagaagcagcaggagtACCTCCACCCCAAGTCCCGCGCCCACAAGATGGCCTCGATTCTGGTTTTCACCACCCTTACGTACATTGCCGCCTGGGCCTGGATGAAGTACGTGGATACGGCCTGCGCGAGAGCCACCCAGtggctggagaagaaggtgtttGACGATGACAACGAGGAAGGCAAGGCCGGCTTGGCCGAGAAGGgattcctcctcaacggcaaTGGCACAAGCCCAGCCGACGGGGACAGGCCGAAGCAGGCACAGTCATAA